A genomic region of Eucalyptus grandis isolate ANBG69807.140 chromosome 5, ASM1654582v1, whole genome shotgun sequence contains the following coding sequences:
- the LOC104437343 gene encoding protein disulfide-isomerase 5-2 has protein sequence MKMRAFLVVAVLILAISRQSLSSSSAAFENFSAKDGTVLELDESNLDSAISKFDYVLVDFYAPWCGHCKRLAPELDAAAPILAGLKEPIVIAKVNADKYSRLAVKHDIDGFPTLKLFMHGVPMEYNGPRKADLLVRFLKKFVAPDVSILDSDSAVGEFVQSAGTHFPIFIGFGINESLISDLGKKYKKKAWFSVAKDFSEEIMVVYDFDKVPALVSLHPNYNEQNIFYGPFEEKFLEDFIKQNFIPSPLPINYDTLKLLKDDDRKIVLTIMEDENEEKSKKLVQLLKAAASANRDLVFAYVGFKQFEDFTESFGINKKSELPKMVVWDGNEEYFMVVGSEVINEEDQASQITQFIEGFREGRTEAKSINGPSFMGYINSLIGVRTVYIIVFLVCVFMLIRSINKEEPLRVGTREEADQASSSSLDNEGKEYGPGDKED, from the exons ATGAAGATGAGAGCGTTTCTTGTCGTGGCTGTGCTGATTTTAGCAATCTCTCGGCAATCgctgtcgtcgtcgtcggcggcTTTCGAGAACTTCTCGGCCAAAGATGGGACAGTGTTGGAGCTGGATGAATCGAATCTCGACTCGGCGATCTCGAAGTTTGATTACGTTTTAGTTGACTTTTATGCTCCTTGGTGCGGCCACTGCAAGCGCCTTGCCCCTGAG TTAGATGCAGCTGCCCCAATTCTTGCTGGATTGAAGGAGCCTATAGTGATCGCAAAAGTTAATGCTGACAAGTACTCACGTCTTGCAGTCAAACATGACATAGA TGGTTTTCCTACCCTCAAACTTTTTATGCATGGTGTCCCCATGGAATATAATGGGCCGAGAAAAGCAGATTTACTTGTTCGTTTTCTGAAGAAGTTCGTTGCTCCTGATGTCTCCATTCTGGATTCAGACTCTGCTGTTGGTGAATTTGTTCAATCTGCTGGCACCCACTTTCCTATATTCATTGGTTTTGGCATAAATGAGTCACTGATTTCAGATCTCggaaaaaaatacaagaaaaaagcATGGTTTTCTGTGGCAAAGGATTTTTCCGAGGAAATAATGGTGGTGTACGACTTTGACAAGGTACCTGCTTTGGTATCCCTTCATCCGAATTACAACGAACAGAACATTTTCTATGGTCCCTTTGAAG AAAAGTTTTTGGAAGACTTCATCAAGCAGAATTTTATTCCTTCCCCTCTGCCAATAAATTATGATACACTGAAGTTACTGAAAGATGATGATCGAAAAATTGTGTTGACAATTATGGAAGATGAGAATGAagagaaatcaaagaaattgGTCCAATTACTGAAGGCTGCTGCAAGTGCCAATCGTGACTTGGTGTTTGCTTATGTTGGGTTCAAACAGTTTGAAGACTTTACTGAGTCATTTGGCATCAACAAGAAGTCTGAGCTCCCAAAAATGGTTGTTTGGGATGGCAATGAAGAGTACTTTATG GTGGTTGGTTCTGAAGTGATCAATGAGGAGGATCAGGCATCTCAAATCACACAATTTATTGAAGGATTCAGGGAAGGAAGAACAGAGGCGAAAAGTATTAACGGCCCATCGTTTATGGGCTACATCAATTCACTTATTGGGGTCAGAACTGTGTACATAATTGTATTCCTGGTTTGTGTATTTATGCTCATCCGAAGCATCAACAAAGAAGAGCCCCTGCGAGTTGGTACACGAGAAGAGGCAGATCAAGCAAGCAGCTCTTCCTTGGACAATGAAGGAAAAGAATACGGGCCAGGAGACAAGGAAGACTGA